The Brevibacillus humidisoli DNA segment TCTACGCGATTCACCCCGTCAACCTGCCGCAGGCTATCCAGCAAGCTGTCGGACATAGACGATACCCCTGCCTCAATTGCGACTGGTTCTGTTTCAAAGAGCTGCCTCGACAAGCTGTGGATATCTCCTTCGGCCAACATCCGTCCGGAGACAAACAGTCCTACCCGGTCGCAAATCTGCTGAACCTGATGCAGGTGATGAGAGGAGAGCAAGACGGTGATTCCCTCATCACGGCTCAACTGCTGGATTAACTGCAGGAATTCGCGAACCCCCTCCGGATCGATCCCCAGGGTAGGTTCGTCGAGGATAATCACTTCCGGCTGTTTGATCAGCACATCGGCCAACCCCAGCCGCTGACGCATCCCCCGGGAATACTTGCCTGCCTTTTTCTCCGCAGCGCCCTCCAGCCCCACACGCAGCAGCAGCGAGGAGGCCCGCTCTTTTGCCTCCGTCCGGGATAGTCCGTTGAGCTGCGCCGTGTAGAGCAGGTTTTCCAAACCGGTCATATCCTCATAAAACCCGACGTCGTCTGGCAAATACCCTACTTTTCGCTTTACCAGTATCGGTTGTCTCGTGGAGTTGACACCGCAGACATGGACTGACCCTGACGTTGGCTCCGCCAGTCCCAACATCATCAGGATGGTCGTCGATTTTCCGGCCCCATTGGGTCCGAGCAATCCAAAAATTTCGCCGCGGTAGATGGTAAGCGTCAGACTGTCGACAGCCGTCTGTTCCCCGTATTGTTTGGTCAGCTCTGACAATTCGATGATCGGCTGCTTCATTTGTTATCTCCTCCCGTAGGTACGGAACAGGTAGTACACTCCTCCAATGACGGCGAGAATGATCAGTACGCCAA contains these protein-coding regions:
- a CDS encoding ABC transporter ATP-binding protein; translated protein: MKQPIIELSELTKQYGEQTAVDSLTLTIYRGEIFGLLGPNGAGKSTTILMMLGLAEPTSGSVHVCGVNSTRQPILVKRKVGYLPDDVGFYEDMTGLENLLYTAQLNGLSRTEAKERASSLLLRVGLEGAAEKKAGKYSRGMRQRLGLADVLIKQPEVIILDEPTLGIDPEGVREFLQLIQQLSRDEGITVLLSSHHLHQVQQICDRVGLFVSGRMLAEGDIHSLSRQLFETEPVAIEAGVSSMSDSLLDSLRQVDGVNRVEADGQRLTIHCTEEVTAEISRTIVESGASLLHLTQKQYGLDEIYHRYFEGGGVR